The proteins below are encoded in one region of Juglans microcarpa x Juglans regia isolate MS1-56 chromosome 4D, Jm3101_v1.0, whole genome shotgun sequence:
- the LOC121259014 gene encoding protein GLUTAMINE DUMPER 5-like yields the protein MRSIARMSAATKASSFMSPTPSVSRAQPQPQPQRSPWHSPVPYLFGGLAAMLGLIAFALLILACSYWRLAGQLDEREGRDERDLESGAGEGKEAGDSESKVAKVYEEKILVIMAGDKKPTFLATPVCAKAVSFGYGSDVKSENKERDRAESCETMKKEVGDRNEHATTEENRDSQETPDAQEHNQ from the coding sequence ATGAGAAGCATTGCCAGGATGAGCGCAGCAACAAAAGCTTCTTCCTTTATGTCACCAACACCATCTGTGTCACGCGCGCAGCCGCAGCCGCAGCCGCAGCGCTCTCCATGGCACTCTCCGGTGCCTTATCTCTTCGGAGGGCTGGCCGCGATGCTGGGTCTCATAGCTTTTGCTTTATTGATCTTGGCTTGCTCATACTGGAGGCTCGCTGGGCAGTTGGATGAGAGGGAAGGCCGGGACGAGAGGGATTTGGAGAGCGGTGCCGGCGAAGGAAAAGAAGCAGGGGACTCTGAAAGCAAGGTGGCGAAGGTGTACGAGGAGAAGATTCTGGTGATCATGGCTGGTGACAAGAAGCCCACGTTCTTGGCCACCCCTGTATGCGCTAAAGCTGTGTCTTTTGGTTATGGGAGTGATGTGAAAAGTGAGAACAAAGAGCGAGACAGGGCAGAGAGCTGTGAGACGATGAAAAAGGAGGTGGGTGATCGTAACGAGCATGCTACGACTGAAGAAAATAGAGACTCTCAAGAGACCCCAGACGCTCAAGAGCACAACCAGTGA